ACTGTGTTTTATAGAGACGCCACCATTCCTAAAGCTCGTTTGGTGGTATGGGAGCCATCCAGAGAGTTCATGAAAAACAGCCATACTGTCAACACATCGATGCAGACCATGCACGTTATGGCAGATCTGGGTCCTGCTGGAAAGTGAGTGATGTAACAGCATGCGATTATTCCACTGTGCGTTTAGTCCAAGGGTAATTCTGCTGCGTCATGGTCTTCACTGATTCAGGAGCCTTTGTATTTCCTTCTTCGGTGGGGGTGGGCCATTCCAAAATActatttcttcttctttttattaccgtattaaattatatatcctAAATCTGCAATAAGAtcaatgtgcaggacactttgcttaattgaaaaatgcattttaaagttaatttttatatacatgtaATGGCCCGGGTACTTTGCTAAAGGCCAGGATCTATTAAGTGGGACTGAACTTGGAGTCCCAGTATTACAGCCACTAGTCATGGTGCAGTTGCATCATATCACATCAAAACAGCATCACATTGTATTACAAGCTCTAGTTCTTTCTCATTACTGAGACGTGCAAAATACAATGTAGGTGATTTTCCACAGTGCAGATTTGGTTGATGGGTAATGGTTGAGTTTGTTGCATTGTACAGACTGGGATTAAAGGAGAACGAATACCTGCTGTGCACCATAAGGGCCGACAGCAATGGAGTCATCACAGTAAAACCTGACTTCAACAACAGACGAGGACCCTACAGGTGAGTGTTGTGAGTGATGAGTTTCTCACTGTTTAGAAAACTCATCTTGATCTTGAACAGCCCagtcattgggaggtgcacttgtcagtgtgcgcTCAGTGCTGGTCAAAAGCCTGGATTAAAGTGTTTTTTGTGTTAATTCCCAAAGAGgttcattatttttcttatttgggtGTAACAGTTCATTTGTAAATCTTACAAGCGTGCGCAGGCTTTGGTTACCTTAGCTGTACATGTCTTGTTGACACCAGGCTGGAGACAGAAGGAGGAAGGAGAGAAGTCTGGCGTCTCTTTATAGAAAACGCCTCCCTGCCTATCAGTTCAGAGGAGAAGCAGCGGGAGCAGCGCATGTACAAAGATGTGAGCATCAGTTTCTTACTCATAACATTCAAGCACAGCACTGTTtttaactctaaccctaaaataaaagcattgCTGATGTGCTAAAGTGATTCTTACTCTGATGCTTCCCTCTTTAGCTCTACAGTCGGCATAAAGATTATCTCAACAGCCTTGTCGGCCAGGACTTTGAGATGGTAGGGAAACGATTGGTTTGCATTTGTAAATGAACAGTTTGTTGAATTAAAACATGCATGATAGTTTTGTGTTCATTATTTACCATCTCAGCCACCTCCAGGATTTCTTCGCCTGATTGTTAATGGGGAGATAGGTAAGTCATTATCTTTGGAACCCAGACAAACATTAGCACTTTATTCACTTACATGATCAGTAATACCTCTCCGTATCAGCTCCACTGCACGTCTTTCTTCATCACCAGTGACCTGTAAgtcttgtttttattacagtttCTGCACAGGGCTACGAGTACGATAACCTATACGTTCACTTCATCCTAGAGTTGCCAAACAGTAAGTAAACCAAACCTTACATTAACATTAATAGAACCTTTTCTGTATCACAGGATATGAGCTTCACTGGTAATACGCCGCAATTCCTTTTCAGACTGGTCCAGTGTGCCGTCCCAGAGCTTGTCCGGCGTAACACAGACGTGCCGGACACGGGCGGTGGGCAAGGTACAAAACAGACACACATGTAATGACTTTGATCAGGTTTGAACACGTTTTAAATGGACTAATGCAcaatggaaacatgtattgtagcCCAACGAATAAGGTTTAAAACatagaatagatagatactAATGGACAGTTTAAAAGCCACGGCCCATTAGTCCATTAGTGTCTTCATTCCCCAAACTATTAAGTGCTGTTagaaaggaaaggtgatgtagaTGATTGTGACATTTGGAATGCAATGTGAGCATTAAATATGGAATGATGTTTTATTAGCATTAAGTTATAAGTTTATTTTTCACATACAGGGCATATATGCTATAACGAGCAGTGAAATTACACTAGTAATTAGTCACATTAGTACCAAAAGAACAAAGgtaaaaaagaaaactataaTGTACAAAATAGAAATGTTTAACTGATTAAACATACTGTTGGAATTGTTTGTGTCACTTTAATGTTAGTAATTCTGTGATGGAGATTGCTAAGCCCTGTAGCCTTGTGTTTTGTATCCAGGACAACGTGGCTTTCTTCTCTTACCCCTTCAGCTTCGAGTCCTTCTTCAGAAAAGAAGACGAGACAGAAGGTAAGGTCGATGAATTGAGGTTGCTATAACCTACTTTGCTATGAAGTGTATTTATGTTGGGTTTTGTTTGTAGAGTCGGTGCCGCAGTGGCCCGTGTTGTATTTTAAAGTTCTCTCCTTGGACTACTGGCTGCGCTACAGAACAGAAGGATATGGATACCTGGTCATACCTTCAACACCAGGTATTCTTCTGTTCCTCTGTTGTATCATAATTATTAAGGtctgaatggatgaataagcACTCAGTAATTCACTCTGTCGTAATTACAAAGCAAAGGTTATGACGGCCTTTTTTGGGACGGTGGGGGGTTAATCGTACAATCTTGCGTGTGTTTGTACTATTTAAGGATGTCATAAGGTGACGTGCAGCACGTGGAGGCCCCTGCAGCCCGGAACAGCGGCCGAGCTGAGACGCTTCTTTATCGGAGGAGCTCCGGAACTCGAGGACGTCAGCGATGTCAGAATACCCGGAACATTCAAGGTAGGCTGGTTCTCCATTTTTCTTCTTACTATTGCAAGTTAAGAAACAGACCTCCATAATATGGAGCACAATGACCTGCAGTTTGTGTTCGTCACATTATAGGTACCTCCATTTTTACCAAGAGCTATTTTGTTCCTCTGACCACTTTTCAAGTAGACCAATAGTTGTGTCATTGGTAAAAACAGATACTACTGTAAAGTCCAAGTGTTAAAGTCAAACTGTTGATATGATCAtgtgatttatttcatttattagggGGATCGACTGAGTCGGTTTGGCTTCCGCACCCAGACAACAGGGAGCGTCACCTTCAGCCTAAACTGCATCCAGCACGCCCGGTCAGCCCGGTTATTAATGAAATCTAGTCCTGAACACATCAtgctcttattatttctatttccAGAATATTAATTCCATTGAttaagtgtttgtgttttattacaGAGCGTTTGTTGATGCGAACACCCTGAAGAAGAGGCGACAGACCGTTTTGGACCAGCTGGGTGGCCACAGTCAGCAAGGATCTGTTTATAACGTGCTAGGTAAGGCCCGAGATACAAATATCTccccacacaaacatacacagcaCATCAACAAAACAGTTCAAGAAACCAAAgcactaaaaataatatatggTTAAACTGTGAATGCTGGCTCGGTTTATCGATCCATTGAACAAGAAAAAAAGGTTTGACATTTTTTACCTCACCATCAGGTGGCGGGTGAATGTCAGAGCAATTTGAAAGTCAAGCGATGGAGAAAAATTTAAGCTTGAGggaccaaataaataaaaataaaaccaaaagttGACACTAAATGCCGAATATTCAACAAATAAGACATTTTACTTGctagctagtttttttttaatttgaaaGGCAGATTTACTTTGACAGCATaggcttttatccagagcagttgagggttaagagccttgctcaagggtccaacagtggtagtTTGGCAGTGAtggagcttaaaccagcaaccaggATTATGTGGATACAAATATATGGATGgcaaataatgtgtgtgtgtgtgtgtgtgtgtgtgtgtgcgtgcgtgtgcagAAGCATTCCAGAGGGCTCGTAAGCGGATGCAGGAG
The DNA window shown above is from Trichomycterus rosablanca isolate fTriRos1 chromosome 26, fTriRos1.hap1, whole genome shotgun sequence and carries:
- the mks1 gene encoding Meckel syndrome type 1 protein, with product MLRAGILTFANEHLATLALAKSWVPLVAMADGWCTDTGEAVYRSRDALSHLKIRVRIERVTSAAALTRHLQQQQPGLSQSDRGSLELDTFISQTRSVGDEEELVVGWQEKFFSQYEVDLYQTESVCQTPLEKQYHTEIVEMERAKRRQNRRIFTYTDFDRFTNWEEQAQSLLTPAPSRPTFLAERMANVRHRRQERRPADATIPKARLVVWEPSREFMKNSHTVNTSMQTMHVMADLGPAGKLGLKENEYLLCTIRADSNGVITVKPDFNNRRGPYRLETEGGRREVWRLFIENASLPISSEEKQREQRMYKDLYSRHKDYLNSLVGQDFEMPPPGFLRLIVNGEIVSAQGYEYDNLYVHFILELPNNWSSVPSQSLSGVTQTCRTRAVGKDNVAFFSYPFSFESFFRKEDETEESVPQWPVLYFKVLSLDYWLRYRTEGYGYLVIPSTPGCHKVTCSTWRPLQPGTAAELRRFFIGGAPELEDVSDVRIPGTFKGDRLSRFGFRTQTTGSVTFSLNCIQHARAFVDANTLKKRRQTVLDQLGGHSQQGSVYNVLEAFQRARKRMQEARENLPSDLITTTGALNSESSA